One genomic region from Luteitalea sp. encodes:
- a CDS encoding AraC family transcriptional regulator, with protein sequence MAVRTVWVRRLDGTTNQTLLRETGLTIAEIASEVGFSDQSYFDKRFKRAFGLSPREFRLGLSGQNPPRI encoded by the coding sequence ATGGCAGTCCGGACCGTGTGGGTCCGGCGTCTCGATGGCACGACCAACCAGACGCTCCTACGAGAAACGGGGCTCACGATCGCGGAAATCGCCAGCGAGGTGGGATTCTCGGACCAGAGCTACTTCGACAAGCGGTTCAAGCGGGCGTTCGGCCTCTCGCCGCGCGAGTTCCGGCTCGGCCTGAGCGGTCAAAATCCTCCCAGGATTTGA